The genomic window CGCGGGGCCTTCGTCTTCACCTCCAACGTCGACGGCCACTTCCAGAAGGCGGGCTTCGACGCGAGCCGGATCCACGAGGTCCACGGCACGATCACCGCGTTGCAGTGCCTGGTCGGCTGCGGCGCCGGGATCTTCCCGGGCGACGAGGTCTCGGTCCGGATCGACGAGGAGACCATGCGCGCGGCCCGGCCGCTGCCGAGCTGCCCGGAGTGCGGCGGCCTGGCCCGGCCGAACATCCTCATGTTCGGCGACTGGGGCTGGGACTCGTCCGGGTCGGACGCGCAGGCGCGGGCCCTGAACGCCTGGCTGCGGTCGGTCAACGACACGCCGCTCGCCGTCGTCGAGTGCGGCGCCGGCACGGCGATCCCGACCGTGCGGATGATCTGCGAGGAGGCCGCCGCCCGATCCGGCGGCACGCTCATCCGCATCAACGTCCGCGAGCCGGAGGTCCCCCGGGGCGGCATCTCGCTGCCGCTCCCGGCGCTGGCGGCGATCCGAGAGATCGAATGGCGCCTGCAAGGTCGGGGCAAGGTCTGAGCCTCACCATAGCCCGGTACACTTGGGATTGCGCCGGCGTGGAGTGCCATGCTCTCCCTCTCCCGCTCGGCGGGAGAGGGGCGGGGTGAGGGCGGAGCAGGCCCCCTCCTGCGTACCATGGTGTATTCGCGACCGCGGAGGACCTGCATCCGGGTGCCTTCCGTGAAGGCCGAGGCGGTTGAAGGCCCTCACCCCATCCCTCTCCCGCCGAGCGGGAGAGGGAGAGGCATGGGGGAGAGGCCATGCGACGGAATCCGTCAGTTCGTCCCCCACTTGGAGCTCGGCTGACGGTGCGGCCGCAGGACGAAGCTCGTCGGATGGCACGCTTCGAGGCTTGATTGGCCTTCCGAACGCCAATCTCGCGGCATCGCGATCGCCTCACTGCTCACCGCTTCTTCAGCGACACCCCCAGGCCCTGGTCGTGCATGTTGATGAACAGGCTCTCGAGGGCCGGGTTGGTGGTGAGGGCCTTGACGAACTCGGGGTCGGGGGGCGGGCTCGCCATGTTGTGGCTGACGATCAGGCCGCCGGGGCGGACCAGGGGGAGGAGCTTGTTGAGGTAGTCGAGGTAGCCGGCCTTGTCGGCGTCGATGAACAGGAGGTC from Aquisphaera giovannonii includes these protein-coding regions:
- a CDS encoding SIR2 family NAD-dependent protein deacylase, which codes for MSGEGARSVGLGVPLDRAAEAICKAGAMLIGAGAGMGVDSGLPDFRGDDGFWKAYPPYAKLGLRFAELANPRWFGRDPEVAWGFYGHRMMLYRETAPHEGFSILRRWSERMPRGAFVFTSNVDGHFQKAGFDASRIHEVHGTITALQCLVGCGAGIFPGDEVSVRIDEETMRAARPLPSCPECGGLARPNILMFGDWGWDSSGSDAQARALNAWLRSVNDTPLAVVECGAGTAIPTVRMICEEAAARSGGTLIRINVREPEVPRGGISLPLPALAAIREIEWRLQGRGKV